Proteins encoded in a region of the Lemur catta isolate mLemCat1 chromosome 14, mLemCat1.pri, whole genome shotgun sequence genome:
- the SFXN2 gene encoding sideroflexin-2: MEANLSSFDIDAPRWDQGTFLGRVKHFFNVTDPRTVFVPEQKLDWAKVMVEKSRMGVLPPGTQVEQLLYAKKLYDSAFHPDTGEKMNVIGRMSFQVPGGMIITGFMLQFYRTMPAVIFWQWVNQSFNALVNYTNRNAAFPTSVRQMALSYFTATTTAVATAVGMNMLTKRAPPLVGRWVPFAAVAAANCVNIPMMRQQELIHGICVKDRNHNEIGHSRRAAAIGITQVVISRITMAAPVMILLPVIMERLEKLCFMQKIKVLHAPLQVMLSGCFLIFMVPVACGLFPQRCELSVSYLEPELQDTIKAKYGELLPYVYFNKGL, encoded by the exons ATGGAGGCCAACCTGTCTAGTTTTGACATCGATGCCCCCCGTTGGGACCAGGGCACTTTCCTGGGGCGAGTGAAACACTTCTTCAATGTCACGGACCCCCGCACCGTGTTTGTACCAGAGCAGAAGCTGGACTGGGCCAAGGTGATGGTGGAGAAGAGCAG GATGGGGGTCCTGCCCCCAGGCACCCAAGTGGAACAGCTACTGTATGCCAAGAAGCTGTATGACTCAGCCTTCCACCCTGACACTGGGGAGAAGATGAATGTCATCGGGCGTATGTCCTTCCAGGTCCCTGGCGGCATGATCATCACAGGCTTCATGCTCCAGTTCTACAG GACGATGCCGGCGGTGATCTTCTGGCAGTGGGTGAACCAGTCCTTCAATGCCTTAGTCAACTACACCAACAGGAACGCAGCCTTCCCCACGTCAGTCAG GCAGATGGCCCTTTCCTACTTCACAGCCACAACCACTGCCGTGGCCACTGCTGTGGGCATGAACATGTTGACAAAG AGAGCGCCACCCTTGGTGGGCCGCTGGGTGCCCTTTGCTGCCGTGGCTGCAGCTAACTGTGTCAACATCCCGATGATGCGACAGCA GGAACTCATCCACGGCATCTGCGTGAAGGACAGGAATCACAATGAGATTGGTCACTCCCGG agagctGCTGCCATAGGCATCACCCAAGTGGTTATTTCTCGAATCACCATGGCAGCTCCTGTCATGA TCTTGCTGCCAGTCATCATGGAAAGGCTGGAGAAGCTGTGCTTCATGCAG AAAATCAAGGTCCTGCATGCCCCACTGCAGGTCATGCTGTCTGGGTGCTT CCTCATCTTCATGGTGCCAGTGGCATGTGGGCTCTTCCCACAGAGATG TGAATTGTCAGTTTCCTATCTGGAACCAGAGCTCCAAGACACCATCAAGGCCAAATATGGAGAACTTTTGCCTTATGTCTACTTCAATAAGGGTCTCTAA